ACAAAACGAACACAGCCAAATGTTTTGGCTAATAGGACTGCCTGTTCCTTGTTTGGCAACAAACGAAATTTAAAAGCTTTATTTTGCTTGGTCATATCAACTCACCTCACTTTTGACCTTGATTTTCAATATATTTTTTGATGGTATCTATTGGAGCACCGCCTGTTGTAAGTAAGCAAAAACTCCTTGACCAGAACATCTCTTTCCAAAGTTTTTTTCTGATATGCGGAAAGTCTCTCTTTATCAATCGAGAACTAGCACTCTTATAAGCATTGATGAACTTTGATAATTCAGAGTTGGGATGTGCTTTGAATAGGATGTGGATATGGTCTTTATCGTGATTCCATTCCACTAAAGAAATATTGTATTTGTTTCCAATCTCAGCGAACATTTCTTTTGCAAAATCAGATACCTCGCTGTCAAACACCTGTCTGCGATATTTCACAACCAGTACAAGATGATAGTGCATCAAAAACACTGAGTGATTATTGCTATCTAATTTCATTGATATATCAGCCCTCTTCTTCATCTAAGACTGATTATACAAAGACCTTTGGCTAAAGCCAACCGAAATTCATCTCCCACTCATTGGGCTATCGCCCCCCATATTCCTTGAGGATGGGAGACTTCTTTCGAAAATCCGTTAAAATAACTGCTTTTGGACGTGGTTTACCCATTTGTTCTGAAAATGCAGCTGCTTTTTCATAAATTTCACCGCTAGATTGAACTTCCGGTTTACCAATAAAACGATAGCCATCAGGAAGCTCCCTGTTAACAACAGCAACAACAACATTAGAACCATCTAAAATATTTTGGTATGTAGCCCCGCCAGTTCCTTCGTTAAAAATTAATGTTTCATCGTCAAAAATCCTTGTTGACATTTTTGGACCGATGTTTTGGTAACCATCTTTACTTACAGTACCAATGAAGCATTGGTAATTGCTAACCATTTCTTTCATCTCAGTAGTAAGAACTGCCATTTTTACAACCCCTTTTCTATTATTCTATTAACGTGATAACACTACCAGTTTATACAGAAGGTTTTTTTATAGTCAATGTACTTTATCACACCTAAAGTGCTTTCCTCGTTCGATAACCCTTTGTTCCCATTCATCAACTTCAGGAGTAAAGTAGGGAAGGCGAATTTTTCGGTATTGCTTTGAAGAATAGAGGACATCACGGTCTTTGATGCCAACTTCATCTTCAATGGCCTGGAGGACAGTTTCACATTCTTCTCTATCCTTCCCATGGACCATTGTGAAAATATTATAGGGCCAATCAGGATATGTTGGGCGTTTATAGCAATGACTAACCGCTTTAAAGGATGCCATCTTGGCTCCAATTTCCTCAACCATATCATTTGGAACAGCCCAAATGCCCATCCCATTTGCCTTGAATCCAGCTTTGCGGTGATGTAGCAAGGCAGCAAATCTTCTCATCTGGCCTAATTCAATAAATTTCTCTGCTGTTTTTAATAATTGTTCAACAGATACACTAGCATTTTGTGCCCATTCTTCAAAAGGATTTGCGATGATTGGTAGATCCTTTTGAAGCTCACGAATCATCAATCTTTCTTTCTCTGAAATCTCCTGGTTTACAGCTTTCATACTATCCTCATTGTAAACAGGCTTTTCCTTATCCTTTGAAACTGCCTTTTCCATATCAAAATAAACACCGATTTTGAACAGCTTTAGTGTCGGTAATAGGCGAATTGATTCTACTCCAGGTGCAAGCTCACCAAGTATTTGCACAGTTTCCTTCAGCCCTAGTTTACTATGTGGTGGAACTGCAATCGTAAACCATAAATTAAACTCATGGTTGCGAGCATAATTATGAGACACACATGGATGCTCATTGATGACTGCCGCAGCTTCATCAATAAATCCCGGCTTGATTTTTGCAGCAACAAGACTGGATTCATAGCCTAACGATTTTGTATCAAAAATAGCGGAGATTTGTCGGATTAATGATCCTTTCATGTTTTGGATCCGCGTTAATACATTTTCTTCATTCGTATTTAACTCTTTGGCAATCACTTTAAAAGGTTGCGCTACAAGCGGAAATTCCTTTTGAAGCTTATTCAATATTTGCTTATCTAGACTATCTAAAGTTTCAATATCCACTAGTGGACCTCCCTTAGTTACAAATTATTTCGAATACCTCAGTTATGCCCCCTGGCAACGGGTTATGGGTTTTAGCCTCGTGAATTTTGGAGTGCGCTCGGCTTCTCACCCAATTCTCATGATCTTCTCGACTTTCCCATTCTGTTAAAAGAATATATTCTAGCCCTGCGGTTGTTTTTGTTTTTAATAATTTAAAAGAAATAAAACCTGGGGCTTGGTCAACTAATTTAGAACGATTGCTAAATTTTTGTTCAAACCCTACCGCATTTTCCTCAGGCACTGCTATCCGAAATGTTGTAATAATCATGAAAGACTCCCTGCATTTTCGAAAAGATTATTTAAGCCAATTTCTTCATCTGTTAAATAACAGCGTGGATCTGATGCCCATAAATCCTCATATACAGCATCTGCCCTTGCCCTAGAGTTCCCTCCACAAACCGAGAGCCACTTACACTTGCTGCAACGGCCCATGATATTTTCTTCAGGATAACTTAAATCCTCAAATAGCTTCGAGTTTTTAAGGATATCCGCTAATTTTTGTTCTTTTACATTACCAAATGTATATGTTGCTAAAAACATGCTCGGATGAACATTTCCCTTATGGTCAATACTAACAAGTTTCGGTCCGCCATCACCTTGTTTGACAATGCGCCCAGCATCTTTTGCAAATAAAAGCTTATATGCTTCTTTAGCCCATTCCGGACTATCTTTTTCCAATTTCATGTACATATATGGAGCATCACAATAATTGCCAGCTGTTAAAATTTGGAAAGCAGGATGTGTGACCGCTATTTCTTTTGCTTTTTCGTAAATATGGTCAACTGCTTTTCGAGTTTCTTCAAGGCTAATGTCGTCATCTGTTAAATTTTTCCCTCTACCGGAATAAATTAAATGGAATATATTAAGGCGGTCGACATCTTCTTCTATTGCCAAATCGATGATTGCAGGTAAATCTTTAATTGTATGCTTTGTCATCGCATATCTTAATCCAACTGACATACCTTCCGCTTTTAAATTTCGGACACCGTTTAATGCAGTTTCATAGGCGTTTGAACCACCCCGAAAAAAGTTGTTTGTCTCGCCAATACCATCTAGGCTGATACCAATATACTTAAACCCTGCTTCAACAACCTGTTTTGCCTTTTCCTTCGTGAATAGCGTACCATTTGAACTCATGACAGGCCGAATGCCTTTTGAAAGCGCATATTTCCCTAGTTCAATATTGTCGCCACGTAAAAGCGGCTCCCCACCTGAAAAAACTAAGACAGGAACTCCCATTTCAGCCAAATGGTCAATTAATGCTTTTCCTTGTTCATGTGTCAGCTCACCTGGAAGCGGCTCTTTAACCGCTCCGTAATAGCAATGTTTACATGCTAAATTACAGTATGCAGTCGTATTCCATTCAACTAAAGGAATTAAATCCGGCTTTCCATCTGGATGTGGCTTGCGTGCTCGTTTATTTTCATCAGATTCATAACGAAGCTTTCTGGGACGATTATCGATTCCTGAGACTAATTTCGTAACATCAATCATAATAAATACATCCTATAGCTAAAGAAATTTCCAGACGGTTGGATGCCAACATCCTCTAGTTTAGTTCGTACATACACACCATCTGGATTACCTTCATATAAAGGTTTTATATCTAGTACAGAAATCGTCCCTTCTTCCATACTGTCAACAAAACATTTCATCCCATCATGTGTGATTTGCGGATGCATCGGTTTGTCCCCTACTTCAACTCGTTTGACTATTTTGTAGGTTTGTAAATCAATGATTGTAACATGTGTTGCTTTATAAGCATCAAGAATTGCATAGCGATTATCTTTTGTAGCATCAACAAATCCTTGCGGGGTGCCGATATCAACTTGGGCAATTAAAGCATCCTCCATTAGTCCTGTTGAAGTACGGTTCGCCAAAACCTTCTTTATATCAATAAAAGAAACGACATTTTCTTTGCGAGAAGGAACAACACATACAATTGCCTCATCAGAAATAACGAATTTCCCACCATGAGGATTATCGCCAGTTGGTACATGACCAATTACTTCATTGTTTAATGTATCTAAGAACGTTACATATTTTTCATCAGCATGGTTTACTTGAAGAATTTGTAGCTCTTTACAAAAAACTAAATCATGTGGATGGGCTCCAACTTGTATTTCTTGTTTAACATTAAATGGTGGTTGTCCATTAATTCGGATTACTTTGTTTGCATCTGTTAGGGCTACCCATAAATCATTTTTTGAATCAACAACAACGCCGCCACAACGACCAATTGGAATTGTTTTAATTAATTTTAACTCTGGCGTTTCTCCAAAGTTTGTATCGAATATTGAAATACCTGGAAAGCCTTCACCCGGAATTTGACCGTAGCTACCGACAAATAAATAACGGCCGTCACGACTCAAATTCACACCTACACTTCCTTTTGGCATATTTTTTTCAACGTAAACGGTTTCAAGGGTTTTCGTATCAATCACTTCAATTGTTGAATGAACAATGAAGGATAAATACGCCCATTTTCCATTGGGATGAAATGTTGCTTTATGAGGATATTCACCGTGTCCTATATGTTTTACGAGTTGCTCTGTTTCAACGTCAACAACCGCAAAACCTATATCACCGGCACATTTTACAAACATTAGCGGATTTTCAAATTTTTGTTTTGATAATACCTCAGCTTCCATCTATTTCCCTCCAATAACTTTACTAGCAAATGCTAGTACTGTATGCAATTCTATGAATCTGTTTATTCTTATCTTTCATTAAGGCAGAATAGCCTAAGACGATTATTGTGCTTTCACGGATATTACCACTTCTTCAAACCACTGGATTTTATTTCTGAGGTTGACAACCTCGCCTACCAACACAATGGCTGGATTTTTGATGCCATATTGATTGACCTTTGTTGCTATATTTTCGAGTGTTCCAATATATGTTTCTTGGTGTTCGGTCGTACCCCAGCGGATAATTGCTACAGGTGTTTTAGGATCCTTCCCGTACTTTATTAAGTTGTTCGTTATTAGTGAAATATTGCTCATTCCCATATAAAAGGCAATCGTATCAATACCAGTTGCAAGTGCCTTCCATTTTTTTGCGTCTTCTAGTTTTTCATCACTTAAGTGTCCTGTAACCATAGCAAAGGACGTACAGAAGTCTCTATGTGTAACTGGTATACCAGCATAGGCTGAAGCAGCAATACCAGCTGTAATGCCTGGAACGATTTCAAATGGGATATTTCGTAATACCAATGCTTCCGCTTCTTCCCCAGCACGTCCAAATACACAAGGGTCTCCTCCCTTTAAACGCGTAACATTCTTTCCCTCTAATGCTTTCTCAACTAAAAGTTCGTTAATAGCTTCTTGGCGAATGACATGATGATGTGGAAACTTGCCACAAAAAATAAATTCAGTCGTTTTCGGTGCATTATCTAATAGTGTTGAATTGACTAGTCGATCATAAATAATCACATCTGCTTGTTGAATACACTCTAAGCCGCGAACTGTAATTAGCTTTGGGTCTCCAGGTCCAGCACCAACAAGATAAACTTTACCTTTGTTCATAATTGCAGCCCCCTACGTTCTAATTGAACTTCTTCAATGCGTTCTTTGATGATTTCATACAATAATGAATGGGAACCTATATGATTAGCAGTTAAAAAAGTATGGCTTGGATACTTCATCGTTAATTCATTAATGTATTCTGCAATTTTTCTTATTAATAAACCTTGAAACAATATATACGGAAGGATAACAAATTTTGTTGCTCCCTCAGCAATGCACTCGTCAATAACATCTTGCAATTTCGGAAAAGTCATACTCAAAAATGAGGCTTTTACAATCCCCGCCTCACAATAACTTCTAAACTGTTTTGAAATAATGCGAAGATCGTTATTTGCCGATTCAAACCTTGAACCTTTGGCCACAAGAATAACGGCTGTATTTTGATCAATTATACATTTTGTTTCTTGTAATCTAGTTAACAATATTTCGTGCATCTTATCATGGAGTCCAATAGGTTTGCCATAACAGAATTCAATTTGCGGAAACTTGATTTTAGCTGTTTCTATTTCTTTTGGAATATCTTCCTTTGCATGTCCTGCATCTGATAGTAATAGTGGCATTGCAATAATTTTAGTACAACCCTTTTGGGCACAATTATCAATGCCTTCTTGTATCAATGGCTGTGCAAACTCTATATAGCACAGCTCAATATTTTTTGAGTTTAATTTACTCTTTAATGCAGCTATAAAATATTTGATTTCATTATTACATGCAGCTTTTTTACTTCCATGTGCAATGAACAAGATCGCTTCCATTACAATTGCCCTCATTTTTTATTCGAAAGGAGCGAGTTCGATTCGCCCCTTCCCTACAAAAACAACTTTACAAAATTATAGTGAATTATTTAAAGCACTTTCTTAAATTCCTGGCTCGTGGTCACGTAAACCGTAGCTATAAATACCAGTTGGTGTAACAGTGCCTTCAATTTTCTTCACTAATGTTCCATCAGGTGTATAAACCAGTACAGCATTACCTTCCCAAAGTGATACGTAAACGAATTTACCGTCTTGAGTATACTCTGGGTGTACAGAACGAGTGATTTTCGGATCGAGTCCTGCGTCTTTAGCGTTGTCGAGTTCTTTTACAACTTCTAGAGTTTCTTTGTCGATAATATACGTCTTATGCCAATTTGGTTCGAAAGCGATGTCTACCCATACATATGGTTGTGCTTCACCTTTTCCAGGTACACCGTTATATGCACGGATGAATAATGAACCACCATTTTCGCCTTTAGCACCTAATGGAACTTGCTTAACGACTTCGAAACCTTTAGCCGTTTGCTTCCAGAATGTTACTAAGTTCTCACCGATTGCTGGTGTAGAATATAAAATACCATGTGTCTTCGTATGAACTACTGCACCTGGACCTGGATGCGGCTTAACTCCAGCAGGCATTTGTGATATTAATTTTCCTTCCTTAACGTCAACAACTGCCATTAAACCATCGTCTGGCTTAGAAGGATCTAGTAAGCTTGGCTTCGTATTGTCACCTTGAGATGCGATCATGAAGTAACGACCTTCATCATCGAAGAAAGCATCATGCAGAATACGCCCAACATTACCAACATCATGAACGATAGGGAAACCGTTTTTAGCACCTTCTGGAGACATATCTAGAACCCATACATGTCCACCTTCTTTAAGTGCTACTACGAACATATCTTTGCCATCGATTACAGTGTCAAGAATAGCTGCTGCACGGCTTTGGCTTCCGTCAACACCAACCATTATCCCATCTGGGTTAATAGCATATGTTGGAATAATCTTTAATGGTTCTAAGTTTTTGTTAACGATTGCAACTGTACCTGGTAGATAGTTAGTTACTGCAATATACTCACCATCACGAGTTACCGCAATACCGCGAGAATCAAGACCTAGACGTACTTTACGAACTGTTTTGAATGAATACATATCAACTTTAAATAACCAGCCATCACGGCCAATTCCGTACATGTAGCGACCTTCTGGAGTTTCACCAGCACCAAACTGAATCGTATGTGTACGGTATGATCCATCAATATGTCCTAATAATTCATGGTTTTTGCCATCCATTACGGCATACTTACGAGTTTCACGTTCCATCGCAACCATTAGGTCACCGATTTCAATTTTGCTTGGATCCCAAGCAGTTGGTTTGTCAGGTAATGTACTTTCATCATTAATAACTTCTAAAGTTGCTTTTGCGTCTTCTAGATCCCAAGTTTGTGCTTCAAGAGCAACTGGAGTCTTTAAGTAAGCAATTAATTCTTGAATTGTAGCATCATCTGATTTGTCCTTTGATACTGTATCAAAGGCAGGCATAGGAGTACCAGCGCGACCATTCTTAACAACATCAAATACTTGCTCATCACTCATTCCTTCAAATAAACGTTCAGGTAAAAGGTTTGGACCAAGTGCGCCTAAACGTGTTTGCCCGTGACAGCCACCGCAGCTATCAACATACAGCTTTTCTATTGCTGAAGTCGATGCTACTGTTGCCCCTTTAGTTTCTGCAGTAGGTACTGGTGGATCAGGTGTATCACTTTTTTGAGTTGCAGATTGTTGCGAACATGCACCTAAAATTAAAAATACTGAACCAATTAAAATCATTAAAATCCATTTAGCCGACTTAAACACAAAATTTTCCCCCTCAATTTTAGTGTTCTTCTTAGGCGCCGAATCAAAGATGATAGATATGCAATATATTGCTTACGTACCCCTTATACCTCCTTTCAAAATCAGAAAAAAAACTATATCCACGGTAAATGTTGTAAAAACCTTTACCTTAAAATCCAATTTACCAGATAAGTCTGATAATAATCGTGAAAAGCATCACAATATTTCAATATTCAAAAAGTTGTCAATTCCATACTTACAATAATAATTACGTTAAATACAGTGCATTTGATAAATTAAGAGTAATCGGCTTTAAGAATTAAAGAAGGATTCAATCAATCACTTTTCAATGAAGTGCTTCAGATTTTTCAAACTCATGTTAAGTAAGACACCTGTTGAACGAGTCTATTTAGCTTCGGGTTCCACGGACCTACGGAAGTCGATTGATTGATTAGTAGCGATTGTTCAAATGAGTTTTCAATTAGATTCCTTCTCTTCCAATCTATTTGTGTTTTGTAATCGCAAGCGAGATAAGTTGAAAATTCTTCATTGGGACCATAATGGCTTTTGGTTGTACTATCGGAGACTTGAAAAAGGAGTTTTTCAGTGGCCTGATGAACAAACATCCAATCCTCAATGCATCAGTCCCCACCAATTCAACTGGTTACTTGATGGGCTATCACTCGAACAATAGCAAGCCTATCCAAATTAATTCTTGATTAGAAAGGATGATTTTAATGAATACAGAACAGCAGCTAACATCAAACCTCTCCATTAAAGAGAATGCTGTGTCTTTTCTACAACTCGCATCATCTGGGAAAGTTCGTAAAGCATACAAGCGTTATATAAGTCCTAACTTTCGCCACCATAACCCGTATTTCCGTGGTGATGCGGAATCCCTAATGCTTGCAATGGAAGAAAATGCAGCTAAAACCCCTGATAAGATACTTGATGTTACACGAGCTATTCAAGAGGGAGGGTAAAAGACCTTTAACAACATTAAAGCCGATCTCTCTATTGGAGGTCGGCTTTATATGTAAGTTACTGCCCTTGCATTAATTGTGATTTAAGCTGTTGAATCACTTGATCTGAAGCAGGCGCAGCTGGCTGATAATAGCCCTTTTGCAGTGCATAACTATATAGAGTTCTTTGACGAGATTCATCCTGATTTCTCATTTGGATTAATGTTTGTCGTAATTCGGAATTATTGGCTTCACTAATCATATGGGCATATCCTGTTAAGCTCGCATTTAGACCTGCTAAATAATCGCTCACCATTTCCTTATCCTGAAACATTTTGAGCCCTCCTATCCTAAAAATGTCATTAATTGTTGTTGTGATTGTTTTGCTGCTTGGGCGTCCCTTTGAAAAATTGCTTTTAATTCGGGCTCCGCACAATTTTGCGCATACGTTTCTAATTTTTTCGCAACCAAACCATGGCCACCAATAAGATGACGCAAATGCTCTACTTCTAGTTCTGTTAAATTGTTCATAGCACACCTCCTTAAAAAATTCGATTTTATTTTGCCCCATTTTTAAAAAAATATTTAATGTTTTCATTGCAAGTAAAAAATCATAAGTTACCGTAAAATTTCCAGTTCCTATTTAGGTTCGGACTCGATTTCTATTGTTTTCGCTGATTCAGTCCGAAGTAAGCTAATTTAATCTTACCTTGTTTTTTCTCCAATAAAAAAATGCTTATAAATGTTGATATATCAGCATTTATAAGCATTTTAACTTTTGTCATTTGACTTTAACCGTATCAGCAAGTAGCGAAGCGTAGGCCGCGGCTCCCTCTGGTTTCAGATGGACACCGTCCTTGGTAAACCAATCTCCTTTATTCGCACTAAAGGAAAACCAGTCAACCAACGTGACGTTGGCACGCTCTTCGGCAGCTTGTGCCAGCATTTCGTTCACAGTATCTTGCCATCTTCGCGGCACGCGAGTGTTGGCTAACACGATTTGTCGTTCCTCCCCTAAGCTATCCAGCAGACTGTTCAATGTTTTGGACGAGAACAGTCCATTTGTTCCAAGTTCAATGATAACCACCTTTCCCAGTTTCCGATCTGATTCAAGTTGTTTTGTATCTTCAAGCGCCTCGGACATTTGCCGACCCACTTTACCGTCAATAACGATGCCGGGCAGAAACTCTTTCAGTTTGGGCGACACATCGAGTAAAACCGAGTCGCCTATAGCCGTAATCCCTTCGTATGAATCAACTGCTAATTCTTTATCGACAGACGATGATTCCGAGACAGGCTCCGTCATTTTGTCTGATGCTTCCAGATTTATCGAGGCATTCACTTCGATCTCTTTTTGTTGCTTGACGATGGTCTCATTTAGTTTTTTTGCTTCTTCTTTCGTTTCGTAATCAACCTCTAGATTATCGTTAGCTTCTTGTGTACATGACATACAAATAAAGATAATCAAACCGACCGTGAGTAATATAGAAACTCTTTTGTAAAAGATGAACGATTGAGATTTCATACTGTGCCGAAACTGTCTCTTCCGAGGTTTCCACCTTCCACTTCGAATAGGCTCTTCCACGAATCTATAGGACAACGCTGCCAGTATGATACTTGCCGCCAGTTGGAAAAATTGAAGAGCAAGACTCGGATGCTCGTACGAAATGGCGGGAGATGTCAGGATAATCACCGGATAATGCCAAAGATAAATACCGTAAGAACGAACGCCAAGCCAACGCAGCGGTTTCCAGCCCAATGCTTGACCCAGTTGGCTTACTGGATGAGCAAGTACCGCCACCGTCACGGCCGTGGCGACGGACAAAAGCACAAATCCACCTAGGTAAAGAAAGCTGTCGTATTGATCCATTAGCCAGA
This DNA window, taken from Bacillus sp. (in: firmicutes), encodes the following:
- a CDS encoding helix-turn-helix domain-containing protein; the encoded protein is MTKQNKAFKFRLLPNKEQAVLLAKTFGCVRFV
- the tnpA gene encoding IS200/IS605 family transposase, whose amino-acid sequence is MKLDSNNHSVFLMHYHLVLVVKYRRQVFDSEVSDFAKEMFAEIGNKYNISLVEWNHDKDHIHILFKAHPNSELSKFINAYKSASSRLIKRDFPHIRKKLWKEMFWSRSFCLLTTGGAPIDTIKKYIENQGQK
- a CDS encoding pyridoxamine 5'-phosphate oxidase family protein, which translates into the protein MAVLTTEMKEMVSNYQCFIGTVSKDGYQNIGPKMSTRIFDDETLIFNEGTGGATYQNILDGSNVVVAVVNRELPDGYRFIGKPEVQSSGEIYEKAAAFSEQMGKPRPKAVILTDFRKKSPILKEYGGR
- a CDS encoding Lrp/AsnC family transcriptional regulator, which codes for MDIETLDSLDKQILNKLQKEFPLVAQPFKVIAKELNTNEENVLTRIQNMKGSLIRQISAIFDTKSLGYESSLVAAKIKPGFIDEAAAVINEHPCVSHNYARNHEFNLWFTIAVPPHSKLGLKETVQILGELAPGVESIRLLPTLKLFKIGVYFDMEKAVSKDKEKPVYNEDSMKAVNQEISEKERLMIRELQKDLPIIANPFEEWAQNASVSVEQLLKTAEKFIELGQMRRFAALLHHRKAGFKANGMGIWAVPNDMVEEIGAKMASFKAVSHCYKRPTYPDWPYNIFTMVHGKDREECETVLQAIEDEVGIKDRDVLYSSKQYRKIRLPYFTPEVDEWEQRVIERGKHFRCDKVH
- a CDS encoding antibiotic biosynthesis monooxygenase is translated as MIITTFRIAVPEENAVGFEQKFSNRSKLVDQAPGFISFKLLKTKTTAGLEYILLTEWESREDHENWVRSRAHSKIHEAKTHNPLPGGITEVFEIICN
- a CDS encoding radical SAM protein; its protein translation is MIDVTKLVSGIDNRPRKLRYESDENKRARKPHPDGKPDLIPLVEWNTTAYCNLACKHCYYGAVKEPLPGELTHEQGKALIDHLAEMGVPVLVFSGGEPLLRGDNIELGKYALSKGIRPVMSSNGTLFTKEKAKQVVEAGFKYIGISLDGIGETNNFFRGGSNAYETALNGVRNLKAEGMSVGLRYAMTKHTIKDLPAIIDLAIEEDVDRLNIFHLIYSGRGKNLTDDDISLEETRKAVDHIYEKAKEIAVTHPAFQILTAGNYCDAPYMYMKLEKDSPEWAKEAYKLLFAKDAGRIVKQGDGGPKLVSIDHKGNVHPSMFLATYTFGNVKEQKLADILKNSKLFEDLSYPEENIMGRCSKCKWLSVCGGNSRARADAVYEDLWASDPRCYLTDEEIGLNNLFENAGSLS
- the cobA gene encoding uroporphyrinogen-III C-methyltransferase codes for the protein MNKGKVYLVGAGPGDPKLITVRGLECIQQADVIIYDRLVNSTLLDNAPKTTEFIFCGKFPHHHVIRQEAINELLVEKALEGKNVTRLKGGDPCVFGRAGEEAEALVLRNIPFEIVPGITAGIAASAYAGIPVTHRDFCTSFAMVTGHLSDEKLEDAKKWKALATGIDTIAFYMGMSNISLITNNLIKYGKDPKTPVAIIRWGTTEHQETYIGTLENIATKVNQYGIKNPAIVLVGEVVNLRNKIQWFEEVVISVKAQ
- a CDS encoding sirohydrochlorin chelatase, which encodes MEAILFIAHGSKKAACNNEIKYFIAALKSKLNSKNIELCYIEFAQPLIQEGIDNCAQKGCTKIIAMPLLLSDAGHAKEDIPKEIETAKIKFPQIEFCYGKPIGLHDKMHEILLTRLQETKCIIDQNTAVILVAKGSRFESANNDLRIISKQFRSYCEAGIVKASFLSMTFPKLQDVIDECIAEGATKFVILPYILFQGLLIRKIAEYINELTMKYPSHTFLTANHIGSHSLLYEIIKERIEEVQLERRGLQL
- the tnpB gene encoding IS66 family insertion sequence element accessory protein TnpB; translation: MSFQLDSFSSNLFVFCNRKRDKLKILHWDHNGFWLYYRRLEKGVFQWPDEQTSNPQCISPHQFNWLLDGLSLEQ
- a CDS encoding spore coat protein, which encodes MFQDKEMVSDYLAGLNASLTGYAHMISEANNSELRQTLIQMRNQDESRQRTLYSYALQKGYYQPAAPASDQVIQQLKSQLMQGQ